GCATCGGTGAGGGAACGGAAGGGAAAAGCGTAGGAACTAGCACCAGGAACGATATCTAGAGGAGATTCTCCACCCAAGGCTAAGACTAACTTGTCGTAGGGTATTTCGGGGCCATCCTGCAAATAAACCCGGTGCTGTTCTACATCAATCCCCGCCACTACTCCTTGACAAAAACGTACATCTGTGTTGCTTAGTATTTCTGCGAAGGGTGGGGCTATTTCCCAAGTTTGCAGTTCGCCGGTAATCAGTTCGTAGAGGAGGGGGGTGAATACGAAGCGATCGCTTTTATCCACCAGCACAATTTCGGGTTTAGACGCCTTTTCCCAAGGTAGCTGGCTCAATCGCAGAGCGGTATACAGACCGCCAAAGCCTCCGCCGAGTATACATATGCGTGCAGGTTGTTGGGTCATGGTTGATTGCGCGGGAGTGATAGCAGGGGAACTTTCTTCAGGATAACAAGCTGTAGTAGTCTGTATCCAATGCTAAGGAGTTTTCTGATGTCCCCGACAACTTCTGGGATTTCGTTTAAATTCCGCCTTGTAGAGAATGGTACAGCCCAAGGACTTTGGGCTCAAAAAGCGATCGCCAACGAACGAGAAATAATCTTAGGAAAAGATACCAGTTTGCTTTATGAGGAAATTACAGGTACTACGATTCGCGATCGAAGGTTAGCGATCGGCAAAGATAATAACGCTTTCTACATTGATACTGCTAGGATGGCTGAATAAGCGTCTGCTTAAGGAGCTTACGCCATGATTAAAACCCCTACCCCCACCTTGACCTTTGAGGAGTATCTAACCTACGATGACGGAACCGATAACCGTTATGAACTTGTTAATGGGGAGTTAGTAATGGTTCCTTTGCCAACTGCCGACCAGTCAGATGTAATTGATTTATTGTCTGACACTTTTAGGGCAGAAATCACAACAAAGTCGCACTCTTGGATTGTTAAACGCGATGTAGGGGTGTATGTAGGCACCGCTCCAGATACCGGAAAAGACCGCTCTCGTACCCCAGACCTGTGTGTTATAACTCAAGCACAATGGACTGGACTTAAAGCCGACAAGAAGGCAGCAGCTGTTTTGAGAAACCCGCCGTTGTTGGTGGTTGAAGTAGTTAGTCCTGGTTCCAAGAAGACAGATTACGAAACCAAACAATCTGAATATAAAACTATTGGAATTCCCGAATATTGGATTGTAGACCTCCGCAAGTTCAAGGTTTCAGTTCTGTTTCTGGTGAATGGGAACTATCAGATAACAGAGTTTACAGGAAACCAGCGCATTGTCTCTCAGGCTTTCTCAGAATTTACTCTGACGGCTGAACAAATGTTGGCAGCTTAGACATTTCACACCCTACTAACGCAAGTTGCTAGTTACATTAAGTAGGGTACGTCAGAGCGATAAAATTAGTGATTA
Above is a window of Argonema galeatum A003/A1 DNA encoding:
- a CDS encoding Uma2 family endonuclease gives rise to the protein MIKTPTPTLTFEEYLTYDDGTDNRYELVNGELVMVPLPTADQSDVIDLLSDTFRAEITTKSHSWIVKRDVGVYVGTAPDTGKDRSRTPDLCVITQAQWTGLKADKKAAAVLRNPPLLVVEVVSPGSKKTDYETKQSEYKTIGIPEYWIVDLRKFKVSVLFLVNGNYQITEFTGNQRIVSQAFSEFTLTAEQMLAA